The following are encoded in a window of Narcine bancroftii isolate sNarBan1 chromosome 2, sNarBan1.hap1, whole genome shotgun sequence genomic DNA:
- the LOC138753375 gene encoding homeobox protein six1-like, whose protein sequence is MSVLPSFGFTQEQVACVCEVLQQGGNLERLGRFLWSLPACDHLHKNESVLKAKAVVAFHRGNFRELYKILESHQFSPHNHSKLQQLWLKAHYIEAEKLRGRPLGAVGKYRVRRKFPLPRTIWDGEETSYCFKEKSRGVLREWYAHNPYPSPREKRELAEATGLTTTQVSNWFKNRRQRDRAAEAKERENNENTNSSGNKQNQLSPINRSKNLMSSSDEELSPPQSPDHCSGSPVLLLPGSLNQSVDSTFSLHGLSSSPGGHAGPIHPHGLQDSLLGTLTSSLVDLGS, encoded by the exons ATGTCAGTGCTGCCTTCTTTCGGTTTTACACAAGAGCAAGTGGCGTGTGTCTGCGAAGTTCTGCAGCAAGGGGGTAATTTGGAAAGGCTGGGGAGGTTTCTCTGGTCCCTTCCAGCCTGCGATCACCTCCACAAGAACGAGAGCGTCCTGAAGGCGAAGGCAGTCGTAGCTTTCCACAGGGGTAACTTCCGTGAGCTCTACAAGATTTTAGAGAGTCACCAGTTCTCGCCGCACAATCACTCCAAGCTGCAGCAGCTCTGGTTAAAGGCCCACTACATCGAAGCCGAGAAGCTGCGAGGGAGGCCCCTCGGAGCCGTGGGCAAGTACCGGGTCCGAAGGAAATTCCCCCTGCCCCGGACGATATGGGACGGGGAAGAGACCAGTTACTGTTTCAAGGAGAAGTCGCGGGGTGTCCTAAGAGAATGGTACGCTCATAACCCTTATCCATCCCCGAGAGAAAAACGAGAGCTGGCTGAAGCCACTGGGCTCACAACCACGCAGGTTAGCAACTGGTTTAAAAACAGAAGACAGCGAGACCGAGCAGCGGAGGCGAAGGAGAG GGAAAACAACGAAAACACAAATTCTTCTGGCAATAAACAGAACCAGTTGTCCCCTATCAATCGTAGTAAAAACCTGATGTCTAGTTCGGACGAGGAGTTATCGCCGCCCCAGAGCCCAGACCATTGCTCGGGCAGTCCCGTACTGCTGCTGCCCGGGAGTCTGAACCAATCGGTGGATTCCACCTTCTCTCTTCACGGCCTGAGTTCTTCGCCAGGCGGCCACGCCGGCCCAATCCATCCGCACGGGCTGCAGGACTCTCTTCTGGGCACTCTCACATCCAGTCTGGTCGATCTGGGATCGTAA